AAGGGCCCAGTTCGCGAGATTAAAAATCCCCCCCAAGGAGAAGCCCATGATGAAGAGACATCCGGTCAAGAGAGGTGGCACGCCCAAGGAGAGAAGTGCTGGGAAGTAGATGTTGGCGACCAGGATCACCGAACCCAAGCCGGACAGGGTCGTAAAGAGCGCGCTCACGGCCACGGTCATGGCCAGGCTCAAGGAGAAGGGCCTGTCCCCGGCAAGCTCGGCCACCTTGCGCACCAGGCTCTCGGCCGCGCCGGAGCCCTTGAGGAAATGACCGAATATTCCCCCCAGCATGACGGTGAATATCGCGGCCTGCAGGCGCCCGACGCCCTGGGCCGCGACCACGGTGAAGGCGAGGTTCAGGCTCTCGGAGGCCGCATGGATGAGCCGGGGCCAAAGCTCGGCCGAGGCGTTTTGGGAGTAGAGAGAGGGAAAGGCCGAGACCACGGTGACCGCGAAGGCCAGTATCGGGAGGGCCAGCAGGGCCGGGAGTTTCCCCGCGTACATGGCCATGGCCATGGCCAGAAACACGCCGAACAGCAGAAGCCCGGTCAGCATTTGTCAAATCTTACCAGATTTAACGGGTTAGAGCCGGATCTCGACCTCGGCGCTTAGAAGCTGAACCCTGTAATACTGCTTTGGATGGGTCAGCCCCGTGCCGTCCTCGACGTCCTCGCGGATGAGCTCCGGCTTGTAGGTCCTCACCCGTATAGTCGCATTGTTGAGGTAATCCACGCCTTCCGCTTGCGTCTGCGACCAGATGCCTGTCTTTCGGTTGAATTGGTACTCGATCCTAACCGTGGCGTCAATGCGGCGCGTCAGTTTGTCTTCTTTAAAAAATACGTTGCCTTGGATATGAATGACGCTTCCCATCGTGTCGGCTTCCTTGTAGCGTTCGAGATAGCCAAAAACGGGACGCTTGTCCGAGCCTTCCAACCGCGCCTTCAAAACGCGGGGAAGGGCCGGCCCACCTTGATCCTTGAGCCGGCTTTTCTCGAATTGCCCCATCTCAAGGCGAAGCTGTCCCAGCTTCTGTGTTGGGAGCTCGAAGTCGCCCGCGGCATGGGCCAGGAAAGGAGTCGCAATCAATGCGGCTATGAAGAACGGTCGCGGCAGGTTTGGGGTTTTCATGTTTATGTCCTCCTAATCCCAGTGTAAAGCCAAAGCATATCCGGCGCATGGGCCTGTGAGCCCACTTGGTTCTAGGTCTTAAGGCCTAGAGCGCGCCACGAGCGGTTATCCTCAAAACTTCGTCGCGAAGTTTTGGGGATAACTTAATCTTCGCGACTAAACCGCTCGGGACGGTCCGTGAATATGCGGTCGGCCCCCAGCCGGCGCATGAGCCAGAAGAGAAGCCGATTATTAACTGTGTAAATCCAGACTTCAAAGCCCCGCCTCTGGAAATAGTTGATGAGCCAGGGGCGGAAAATCACGTTGGTCCAGAGCAGGTGCAAAGATTGGGCCTGGCTTTCCCGCAAACCCCGCCCCATGGAGCGGGCGGATCGGCCCAGGAGGCCTCGGATAAAGGAAAGCCAGCCCTTCCCGAGGCTCGAGGGCAGATAGCCCAGCCGCGCGCTCGGGTCCAGGGCGCGCAAATTCCCGAGAGTGACGAGATCGAAAGAAGACAACCAGGCCTGGGAGAGAAGTCCTTCTCGCCGCAGGAGAGCTAGGACCTCTCCTTCAACGCCGGGAAATTCCCCGGCGTTGTCCTTGAGCTCGATCTGGACCTCGGCCCCAGCCGAGGCGACAAGCTTCAAGACGTCTTCGACCAGTGGAGCGGCGCGGCCCGCGGCGGGGTTCTCGTCATGCCGGGCGATGAAGCGGTACTCTCCCTCTTTGCCGCCGGGCAGCGCGCGCAAATCGAGATCAAGGGTTGGGACCGGCTGCAGGCGCGCCGCGGCCTCGGCTGCTTTAAGGCTGTTGCCCGAGTAATGCGCGACCACGGGGCTTCTCCAAGGGTTGAAGGCGGCCGCGCGGCCGGTCGGCACCACCGCCAAGGCCTCGTGATAGCCCAGCGTCTGCATGAGCCAAGCGAGCTTGAGCGCGCGCGGGTCCTCCACGATCAGAACGTCTATTTCTTTGTACTCGAGGAAGGCCGCGAGCTTGCGGGCGTCCCGGTGTTGGCGCGGATCGAACCAGGGCCGCGGGATCCTCTCGTCCTCCCCGGGCCAAGAGCAATGGAGCGCGGTGTCGGCGAGCTGGCGCCAGGCCAGGCGCGAGCCCGAAAGCCCGGCCGCGAGTCGAGGCGCGGCCGAGTTTTCCCCTATGAACAGATATTTCTTGGGCTCAATCCTTGAACCTGCCAGCTTCGGGAGCCCAGGACGTCCCTCCAACATGATCTCACGCCTGGTGGCCAGCCCAAAATCAACGCCCTCGGAAAGACCCGCTCCGCGCAGGGCCTCAAAGGAGCGGCGGATCGCGGGGTTGGCTGAGAGCACGAAAGAGACCCTCTCCGAGCTCAGTCGCCGGGCCAAAGCCTGGGGTGCCATGGGCAGGACTTCCCAGGCCTGGTGGACGATGATCTCAAGGCCAGGGTTGAGCTCCTTGGCCCGCTCGAGTATCGCCGCCGAGCGCGCCAGCTCGAAAGGGGTTTCATGGACGAACCAGCCCCGGAGCGGGGCCGTGGTTGGTGTCGCTGCGGCGGGCGTCACGGACGCCACGATTAACAAGAGAAGTCCAGCGAGAGGCTTCATCATGGAGAGGATTCTACCCAAGCCGGACCAAAAAGCTGTTCCCGGAGGGCCTACATCGAGCTGGGCAAAGGGCCTATGTCCCGTTAGGACCTGAGTGCTGGGTGGTGTAGGAACTGAATGGTATTGCCCTCCGGATCGTTGACGTAGAAGGAGCGCGTCCCATCTCTGTGGGTTTTCGGCTCCTTTAGAAGCGCATAGCCCTGGCCTATTAGATGGGCGGCCCAAGCATCCACGTCCTCCGGGGCCTTCAGGAATATCCCGAAGTGATCTAGAGCGCCCGCGCCCTCGACCGGGGCTTGGTGCAAAGCCAGATTGTCGGGGCCGAGGGAAAGGTAGACGTTCTCGGGGTCCGGCCGCCACTCCACCCGGTAGCCAAGAACTTCGGCATAGAATCCCTCCATTTTCTTGAGATTTCCAACCTTGAGGGCGACGTGCCGTATGCCGAGGGTGGGAGCGGGGAGGGCCGTCATTTGGTATAATCATACAATTCAATGAATTCCTCGCGCTACGAAAAGAATATTTTCCTCCAGCCCAGCTTGATCCGGCCCATTTTAGACGCTTCCCGCCCTCTTTGGATGGACGACTTGAAGAGTCAGAGGATTTTCTTCGTGGGCATCGGCACGAGCTTTCACGCGGCCCAGATCGCCAAATGGCTTTGGCGCCGCCATGTCTCCCCGAACGCCGAGGCGGTCCACAGCTTCGATTTTACCCGCATGGACCAGCCCGTGGGGCCCGGCGATGCCGTGGTTCTTCTTTCCCACCGCGGGAGCAAGTCCTTCAGCGTGGAGGCGGCGGTGAAGGCCCATCGGGCCGGGGCCGTGACCGTGGCCGTCACGGGCCGCGGCGGGGCTTGGAATGAGAACATCACTCACCGCGTGGAGACCTGCGAAATGGAGGATTCCGGGGTCTTCACCAAATCCTTCACCACCAGCATGGCCTGGATCGCGCGCTGGATCAATGATCCCGGGCTCCTGGAGGGCTTTCGCCTCGCTTTGGCCCATCTGGAAAGCGGCCCGGAATTTCCCCGATTCAAGCCCGAGACCGACGTCGTTCTCATCGGCGATCTCGCGCGCGAGTGGGTGGCCCGGGAGATTTCCCTCAAGCTCCAGGAAGCCGCTTATATTCGGGCTCGGCCCTTCGGCCTCGAGGAGTTCCTGCACGGGCCGCGCGTCTCGGTGGGCCCGGGGAGCTCCGTCGTCGCCTTCACGGACCGCGCGGAGCCGCGCTGGGAGGCGGTCCGTCAATATCTCAAGCTGGTCGAGGTCCCGCTTCTCGAGGTGGACGGCCACGGCCTTCCGGCCTGCGCTTCCTGGCTTTGGCAGGTCTTTTGGGGCCAGCGCCTGACCGCGGCGGCCTGCCGCCGGCTCGGCGTGAGCCCCGACTCCATGCGCACCCAGGACCCGCGCTACAAGAAAGCCAAGGAGAGCCTTTCGCTGTGAACCCGGCCGAGACTTTCCCCAAGCACTGCCTGGATCTATTCTCCTACCGCCGCCGCAAGACCCGAGAGGTGCTGGTGGGCACGGTCGGGGTCGGGGCCGGCAATCCCCTGCGCGTGCAGTCCATGACCACCACCGACACCTTGGACGTCGAGGCCACGATCCGCCAGAGCCTCAGGATGGCCGAGGCTGGCTGCGAGATCGTGCGCGTCACGGCACCCACCGTGGATGACGCCCGGGCGTTGGGCAAGATAAAGGAGGGGCTCCTCAAGGCAGGGGTGGATGTTCCTCTCGTGGCCGACATCCATTTTTCCCCGGCCGCGGCCATGGAAGCCGCCGACTACGTCGATAAGGTGCGCATCAACCCCGGCAATTTCGTTGACACCAAGCGCTTCGCGGTAGTGGAGTACACCGACGCCCAGTACCGGGAGGACTTGGAGCGCATCGAGGAGCGCTTCACGCCTTTGGTTCTGAAGCTCAAGCGCTTGAAGCGCGCCATGCGCATCGGCACCAACCACGGCTCGCTGTCCGACCGCATCATGAACCGCTACGGCGATTCCCCCCTGGGGATGGTGGAGAGCGCCTTGGAGTTCGTGCGCATCTGCGAGAAAAATGGCTACCGCGACGTCATCCTCTCCATGAAGGCCTCCAATCCCAAGGTCATGATCGCGGCCTACCGGCTCCTGGCCGCGCGCATGGCCGATCTCGGCATGGACTACCCCTTTCATCTTGGAGTCACCGAGGCCGGGGACGGCGAGGACGGGCGCATCAAGTCCGCGATCGGCATAGGCAGCCTATTGGAGGACGGGATCGGGGACACTTTAAGGGTGTCCTTGACCGAGGAGCCGGAGCGCGAGGTGCCGGTCTGCTACGCCTTGGCCGGCCGCTTCCAGCGCCGCCCGGACGAGGCCCCGAGACCCCAGGCGGCGGCGCTTAGGCATTGCCCGGACCTTTACAATTACTCCCGCCGCAAGAGCCGGGCTTTCCGGGGCGGTCCCTTCATGCTGGGCGGCTCCCAGCTCGTGCGCGCCGCCGTCTCGGTGCCGCCCTCGGCCCGCCCCGAGGAGCTCCTCGCCCTCCTGGAGGGCCAGTTGAAGAAGGCCCAGGGAGCCGACCCCGAGATATTGGAGTGGACGGTTCGAAGCCCGAAGGACTTGGCGGAGCTCAAATCGGCCCGCGAAGCCCTTTCCGGGGAAACCTCCCGGCTGGCCTTCCTGGGGCGCTTCGAGGGCGGTCTTGCCCTACTCCTTGAGGGGCTCGCCTTCGTGGATCTTGTCTCCTACGTGAGCCCCGACGCGGACATCGCCGCCTTCTTGCCGGCCGTCAAGGCCCGGGAAATCCCCTGGCTGATTGAAGCTGAAAGCGCCTCCCGGGCTCTCGAGCTCGAGGCGCGGGCGCGCGCCGCAAATATCCAGACGGTGCTGAGTCTTTCGGGCTCGGACACGAGCGCGCTCATTCATGAATACCGCCTTTTGGCGGCGCAGGCCCCCAATTCCCCCATCCACATCCGCGCCCCTCGCCGCAAGGACGAAGAGACCGTGGTCCTGGAGTCGGCGGTGCTCATGGGCTCGCTACTTTGCGACGGGATCGGAGACAGCGTCCAGATCGAGGCCGACATGCCCCCGCTGCGCAATCTCGAGCTTGTCTACAACGTCCTCCAGGGCGCTGGAGTCCGCATCACCAAAACCGAGTTCGTCTCCTGCCCCTCCTGCGGCCGGACCTTGTTCGACCTGCAGACCACGACCGAGCGCATAAAGAAGCAAACCGGGCACTTAAAGGGTGTCAAGATCGCCATCATGGGATGCATCGTCAACGGCCCAGGCGAGATGGCCGACGCGGACTTCGGCTACGTGGGCGGCGCTCCGGGCAAGATCAACCTCTACGTCGGCAAGGAATGCGTCCAGAAGGGCATCCCCGCCGAAACCGCCGACCAGGCCCTCGTCGACCTCATCAAAACCCACGGCAAATGGGTAGACGCCTAGGTGCCAGTCATTTACTTTCTTAACTTACTTAACTTCCGGAAGTTGCTTCGAGTTCCAGGAGAGAAACCCCGCTGCTTCAAGGAGCATTCATGAGCCATTCCGACAAATTGGAGGGAAGATTGGTTGTTTTAACTCCTCCCGAGACCCGACATATTCCCGCGGTTCGGGAAATCCTCAGTGATTTGAAAACTATGGAGTGCTTGAGGTACATGGCGCATGCTCCCAAGGGTTGGACGCGAAACGAGGTTCAGGAGCGGTTTGGAAAACAGCGGAAGGGCCGACGCCAAGAGACTGAACTGCATTTCATCGTTCAATCGCGAGATTCCGGTCGAATCGCCGGATCCTGCGGCTTCAATATTCTGGATTTAAAGCACCGCTACGGGAATTTTGGGATCATACTTCATCATCCTTTCTGGGGGCTGGGACTGGCGGCGGAATGCCATCTTCTCTGTTTTCAATACGCTTTTGACAAGCTGGGGCTTCATCGCGTTGATATGGGGACATTCGTGGAAAACAAGAGGATGCGCAAGTTCTTCGAAAATCTCGGGATTAGAATGGAAGGAGTTCAACGCGAACGTTTTCTTGAGGGCGGCATTTACAAAGACAACGTCATCTACGCGTTATTTGAGAAAGATTGGCCTAAAGCGAAAAAAATTTTAGAAAAGAAGATTTCCAAGCAAATTGCTCGGAGAAAACATTCTTTCGGGGCTGCATGCGGAAATATTAGTTTCCGATCGTAAAATTGTCAGTGTCGCGGCTTATGCCAGCGTTTCCGCATGCTGGCTGATGTCGAGGCCGAGCTCCTCCTGGTCGGGCCTCACGCGCAGGGTGATAAGGGCGTCCGTCACCTTGTAGAGGACGTAGGAGCCAAAGAAGCTGAAAGCCCCCACGATCACGGTGGCCCCCAGATGGTGCAGGAAGGTGGTCGGGTCGCCGTGGATGAGCCCGACCTTGTCGGCGAATATCCCGGTGCAAAGCATCCCCACCATGCCCCCCACCCCGTGGCAGGGGAATACATCCAAGGTGTCGTCGAAAGTTGACTTGGACTTCCAGTACACCGCGAGGTTGCTGACCAGGCTTGCCAGTATCCCGATGGCCATGCTCGCCCCCACCGAAA
This is a stretch of genomic DNA from Elusimicrobiota bacterium. It encodes these proteins:
- a CDS encoding VOC family protein — translated: MTALPAPTLGIRHVALKVGNLKKMEGFYAEVLGYRVEWRPDPENVYLSLGPDNLALHQAPVEGAGALDHFGIFLKAPEDVDAWAAHLIGQGYALLKEPKTHRDGTRSFYVNDPEGNTIQFLHHPALRS
- the ispG gene encoding (E)-4-hydroxy-3-methylbut-2-enyl-diphosphate synthase, with product MNPAETFPKHCLDLFSYRRRKTREVLVGTVGVGAGNPLRVQSMTTTDTLDVEATIRQSLRMAEAGCEIVRVTAPTVDDARALGKIKEGLLKAGVDVPLVADIHFSPAAAMEAADYVDKVRINPGNFVDTKRFAVVEYTDAQYREDLERIEERFTPLVLKLKRLKRAMRIGTNHGSLSDRIMNRYGDSPLGMVESALEFVRICEKNGYRDVILSMKASNPKVMIAAYRLLAARMADLGMDYPFHLGVTEAGDGEDGRIKSAIGIGSLLEDGIGDTLRVSLTEEPEREVPVCYALAGRFQRRPDEAPRPQAAALRHCPDLYNYSRRKSRAFRGGPFMLGGSQLVRAAVSVPPSARPEELLALLEGQLKKAQGADPEILEWTVRSPKDLAELKSAREALSGETSRLAFLGRFEGGLALLLEGLAFVDLVSYVSPDADIAAFLPAVKAREIPWLIEAESASRALELEARARAANIQTVLSLSGSDTSALIHEYRLLAAQAPNSPIHIRAPRRKDEETVVLESAVLMGSLLCDGIGDSVQIEADMPPLRNLELVYNVLQGAGVRITKTEFVSCPSCGRTLFDLQTTTERIKKQTGHLKGVKIAIMGCIVNGPGEMADADFGYVGGAPGKINLYVGKECVQKGIPAETADQALVDLIKTHGKWVDA
- a CDS encoding GNAT family N-acetyltransferase: MSHSDKLEGRLVVLTPPETRHIPAVREILSDLKTMECLRYMAHAPKGWTRNEVQERFGKQRKGRRQETELHFIVQSRDSGRIAGSCGFNILDLKHRYGNFGIILHHPFWGLGLAAECHLLCFQYAFDKLGLHRVDMGTFVENKRMRKFFENLGIRMEGVQRERFLEGGIYKDNVIYALFEKDWPKAKKILEKKISKQIARRKHSFGAACGNISFRS
- a CDS encoding glycerophosphodiester phosphodiesterase, translating into MMKPLAGLLLLIVASVTPAAATPTTAPLRGWFVHETPFELARSAAILERAKELNPGLEIIVHQAWEVLPMAPQALARRLSSERVSFVLSANPAIRRSFEALRGAGLSEGVDFGLATRREIMLEGRPGLPKLAGSRIEPKKYLFIGENSAAPRLAAGLSGSRLAWRQLADTALHCSWPGEDERIPRPWFDPRQHRDARKLAAFLEYKEIDVLIVEDPRALKLAWLMQTLGYHEALAVVPTGRAAAFNPWRSPVVAHYSGNSLKAAEAAARLQPVPTLDLDLRALPGGKEGEYRFIARHDENPAAGRAAPLVEDVLKLVASAGAEVQIELKDNAGEFPGVEGEVLALLRREGLLSQAWLSSFDLVTLGNLRALDPSARLGYLPSSLGKGWLSFIRGLLGRSARSMGRGLRESQAQSLHLLWTNVIFRPWLINYFQRRGFEVWIYTVNNRLLFWLMRRLGADRIFTDRPERFSRED
- a CDS encoding SIS domain-containing protein produces the protein MNSSRYEKNIFLQPSLIRPILDASRPLWMDDLKSQRIFFVGIGTSFHAAQIAKWLWRRHVSPNAEAVHSFDFTRMDQPVGPGDAVVLLSHRGSKSFSVEAAVKAHRAGAVTVAVTGRGGAWNENITHRVETCEMEDSGVFTKSFTTSMAWIARWINDPGLLEGFRLALAHLESGPEFPRFKPETDVVLIGDLAREWVAREISLKLQEAAYIRARPFGLEEFLHGPRVSVGPGSSVVAFTDRAEPRWEAVRQYLKLVEVPLLEVDGHGLPACASWLWQVFWGQRLTAAACRRLGVSPDSMRTQDPRYKKAKESLSL